The Phyllopteryx taeniolatus isolate TA_2022b chromosome 9, UOR_Ptae_1.2, whole genome shotgun sequence genome contains a region encoding:
- the rab44 gene encoding uncharacterized protein rab44, producing the protein MSGPSGKKRLGSRRKVGKRVEMPEDLSVADLSPVVQPEESAETFSVLSNEGQTPLETHWILSSEQKSSRRKLGSSRQSKRHNAEESSVEPYHKPTEEVEQNVSAEKLQTQMTPAAQAVTQREFSELDYDYDSIYGTHLYSAYTPGHALEPLNPSYLDAEVEIHQPVSEKLHLDQDDGESDCKRVIGFYKQVENTCRHWQVKEELHDQSEFTMAVQHISMDAEREDINEDPPQAPESLQDDLFNVKSKEIHFLGYPERSPEKNSYFENAEIKNNVEQVNSSPFGELPTNEEHGPFHCSQVRSAQVPNQFEIKEMKSSKSDQVSYTEIVKPENKEDSQECPGNLTEETVGAHQVELSVKSPTDSGLNLHDKWEAQFWKEDTEVLYQKDHRQAPDTNEAWINVEKIESSPFQENYIDDQVKAEREQSANGILSTNLDGDLFAQSVQPENIVVFESQSKDNNACTDVKRDFFSPARNRRKLGSRRRNKGSREMVYAAETCSDDDDDDAAAKKSHDGNDPSKMKDVTCTIEAAEKETIQLKVMDNLETLRGKIHSNTTVPQLLTEQSNYRKIPDKDKLTIVNSKTKAGEPNETFLQQNENVNLDYSVSQLLHVSTATQAITTSNSSLNKDAEIEYSVAIPTISSPKVGTSTDKHRENFSFSQVRVAQHQDKELIKEVKLLETDHIKDREILIDEPTGDVDTNIENLVNEIVETCMPHLSAKSFLDSGLNPQDNHKEHPMNEHTMKVSERRDQKAYASNTMETWINTEKTDPTQRREHDIEAQEMSDVVRSAKGILSGMAESQLSSPSEQPEESFVFDSQSECNTASADEQRESLRSQVKVFASEKCSDFRDDATRNTSDDDDDDNHPAKIKEVTFKMETAEMDNFQGEDISDLVRGNVHGGVSQCNTLNTHSSTTVTQLLTDPSSSREMPEKEELSIVKSKTKAGEENETLPQNENVHADYLASQLLVDAEVSIATPEISTSKSSQIEYSVAIATISSPKADMSTDEQQKHFSFPQVRAAQHPDSDLIKEAKLLETEVQLKVKVFAAETDSDGRDDDRYPREDKEVTVEDREEIDSFNTFQGEDMADLVRGNVHGGFSQFITLNAHSSTTVTQLLTDPSSSREMPEKEDEENESLPQNENVRADYVVSGPLVDAEVSIVAPETSTSESSLHKDAEIEYSVAKATISSPKAEMSTDEQHEHFDVSQVRDAQYPDSMSIKHLKALETGQNEDSETLSPARNRRKLGSSRRNKGSHVKVFAAETYNESADDADGNNRDKKDRQETKDITFRKETAEMQNTKRNRLTNDTNIECGPTKDLISLPKKEMEEQCEHFNISGGYSTQHLENNINKMLKQKVKPVEVAAESAGRQASQEHMKPIFKATEKIEVEVVKRLSAQEEDSISPNSDKHGVASSQGELSDTLCIFNEQTNVYSKSSLNVRDSEETFQVKNIEAVSLKEDSLESLLQAKKVAQEKPVEEIRDSSEQIGLMNVSLTSTKKRKMSSTHRSHINTQREAEMDGEHDRRALENVEVIEDAAQAGALHEEEQEFTRVEADPELHNSSRESNPMIPATHDVMTAFSEQLSSRGANLFTSQGADVTGSDRDVVVGMETFEPDYVPVSEVHVISSVDTERKKKQQLLSDGESLCTATIVNVMRGQVATRLPGEEQMGALSNIQGIITESDGAPDKNLKSPSLNSTNKKRKMGSTRRNLGTMSKGDLELKLDPSKEVALAAHVQNVMTEHGCQSREKESKPDSSGSEPTKENTGDSPSTAPAHQTGKENRTSDCHLVRRDILEKRSTSSKLDVLSEFELAGRKRKLGSHRKSRVQQTHANQSEDDNMIQTQPETSTHQHADDAFQGPEELQSNEGDTEPSSNIISKSVRNKTSAEVTPSRAHQDRVHLGQDTQNVSFGKPSDLKANPYNVVMVGDSSVGKTSFMKRAQNGKFFPDLPASAGLDTCLWTVIVDGKPVELQLWDTAGQERFRSITNQIFHRAHAFLLMYDIASSQSFTAVHYWASCIQEGAMENIPILLLGNKSDCTERTVTTEEGQNLAKEFNIDFMECSAVTGDNVIQSLEAVARLLSQKDDRRQETLALHKEPPKKKSGCC; encoded by the exons ATGTCTGGTCCAAGTGGGAAAAAGAGACTTGGCTCTCGTCGGAAGGTGGGAAAACGTGTTGAAATGCCAGAGGATTTGAGTGTAGCAGATCTGTCACCTGTAGTACAACCAGAAGAGAGTGCTGAAACCTTCAGTGTGTTGTCTAATGAAGGCCAAACCCCTTTGGAAACTCATTGGATACTTTCATCAGAGCAGAAATCAAGCAGAAGAAAGCTTGGCTCAAGCAGGCAAAGTAAAAGACACAATGCTGAGGAGTCGTCTGTTGAACCATACCACAAACCTACAGAGGAAGTTGAGCAAAATGTCAGTGCAGAAAAACTCCAAACACAAATGACACCAGCAGCACAAGCAGTTACACAAAGAGAGTTTAGTGAGCTAGACTATGATTATGATTCAATTTATGGAACACATTTGTATTCAGCCTACACACCTGGTCATGCTTTGGAGCCTTTGAATCCCAGCTATCTGGATGCTGAAGTGGAGATACATCAACCCGTAAGTGAAAAATTGCATTTGGATCAAGATGATGGAGAAAGTGACTGTAAGCGGGTTATTGGTTTCTATAAACAAGTGGAAAACACGTGCAGACATTGGCAAGTTAAGGAAGAACTACATGATCAATCAGAGTTCACAATGGCAGTGCAGCATATTTCTATGGATGCAGAAAGGGAAGATATAAATGAAGACCCGCCACAGGCGCCTGAATCTTTACAGGATGACCTTTTTAATGTCAAATCAAAGGAAATACATTTTCTGGGCTATCCAGAGAGATCCCCTGAAAAAAACAGCTACTTTGAAAATGCTGAGATTAAAAACAATGTTGAGCAAGTGAACTCCTCACCATTTGGGGAACTGCCTACAAATGAGGAACATGGGCCTTTTCACTGTTCACAAGTCAGAAGTGCTCAGGTTCcaaaccaatttgaaataaaagaaatgaaGTCATCCAAATCTGACCAAGTGAGTTACACTGAAATTGTGAAACCTGAAAATAAGGAAGATAGCCAAGAATGTCCTGGAAATTTGACAGAAGAAACTGTGGGAGCGCATCAAGTTGAGTTGAGTGTAAAAAGCCCAACTGATTCAGGTTTAAATCTACATGACAAATGGGAAGCACAGTTTTGGAAAGAAGACACAGAGGTGTTGTACCAGAAAGATCATCGTCAGGCACCTGATACCAACGAGGCATGGATCAATGTAGAAAAAATCGAATCTTCACCTTTTCAGGAAAATTACATCGACGACCAAGTAAAGGCCGAACGGGAACAGAGTGCTAATGGAATCTTGAGTACAAATTTGGATGGGGATTTGTTTGCACAAAGTGTACAACCAGAGAATATTGTTGTCTTTGAATCCCAAAGTAAGGACAACAATGCATGTACAGATGTGAAGAGAGACTTCTTCAGCCCAGCTAGGAACAGGCGAAAACTGGGGTCTCGTCGCCGGAACAAAGGAAGCCGTGAAATGGTCTATGCTGCTGAGACAtgcagtgatgatgatgatgatgatgctgctgCAAAGAAAAGCCATGACGGTAATGATCCCTCTAAAATGAAAGATGTGACATGTACAATAGAAGCAGCTGAGAAGGAAACAATACAGCTGAAagtaatggacaatttagagactctTAGAGGAAAAATCCATTCAAACACAACTGTACCCCAACTGCTAACTGAGCAATCAAATTACAGGAAGATTCCAGACAAGGACAAACTTACCATTGTTaactccaaaacaaaagcaGGGGAGCCAAATGAAACTTTTTTGCAacagaatgaaaatgtaaatcttGATTATTCAGTGAGTCAACTACTACATGTGTCTACTGCTACACAGGCGATAACCACATCTAACAGCAGCCTTAATAAAGATGCAGAAATTGAGTACAGTGTAGCGATACCCACAATTTCTTCACCAAAAGTGGGAACATCCACAGATAAACACCGTGAGAACTTTAGCTTTTCTCAAGTCAGAGTAGCTCAACATCAAGACAAGGAATTAATTAAGGAGGTTAAGTTATTAGAAACGGACCATATAAAAGACAGGGAAATCTTGATAGATGAACCTACAGGTGATGTTGATACAAATATtgaaaaccttgtcaatgaaaTTGTGGAAACATGCATGCCTCACTTAAGTGCAAAAAGCTTTCTTGATTCCGGGTTAAATCCCCAGGACAACCATAAGGAGCACCCTATGAACGAGCACACCATGAAGGTTTCAGAACGGAGAGATCAAAAGGCTTATGCATCTAATACCATGGAGACATGGATCAACACAGAAAAAACAGACCCCACACAACGTCGGGAACATGACATTGAAGCGCAAGAGATGTCTGATGTGGTGCGGAGTGCAAAAGGAATCTTAAGTGGAATGGCGGAGAGTCAACTGTCTTCACCAAGTGAGCAACCAGAAGAAAGTTTTGTCTTTGACTCCCAAAGCGAGTGCAACACCGCCAGCGCAGATGAGCAAAGAGAGTCATTGAGAAGCCAGGTAAAAGTATTTGCCTCTGAAAAGTGCAGTGACTTTAGGGATGATGCTACTAGAAACacaagtgatgatgatgatgatgataatcatCCCGCAAAAATTAAAGAAGTGACCTTTAAAATGGAAACAGCTGAGATGGACAattttcaaggtgaagacatttCTGATCTAGTGAGAGGAAATGTACATGGAGGAGTTTCTCAGTGTAATACATTAAATACACATTCAAGCACAACTGTAACCCAATTGCTAACGGACCCATCAAGTTCCAGGGAAATGCCAGAGAAGGAAGAACTTTCCATTGTtaaatccaaaacaaaagcagGGGAGGAAAATGAAACTTTGCCACAGAATGAAAATGTGCATGCTGATTATTTGGCGAGTCAACTGCTTGTTGATGCAGAGGTGTCTATTGCAACACCGGAGATAAGCACATCTAAAAGCAGCCAAATTGAGTACAGTGTAGCAATAGCCACAATTTCCTCACCAAAGGCAGACATGTCCACAGATGAGCAACAAAAGCACTTCAGCTTTCCTCAAGTCAGAGCAGCCCAACATCCAGACAGCGATTTAATTAAGGAGGCTAAATTATTAGAAACTGAGGTACAGTTAAAGGTAAAAGTCTTTGCTGCTGAAACGGACAGTGACGGTAGAGATGATGATCGTTATCCCAGAGAAGATAAAGAAGTGACGGTTGAAGATCGAGAAGAAATTGACAGTTTCAACActtttcaaggtgaagacatggctGATCTAGTCAGAGGAAATGTACATGGAGGATTCTCTCAGTTTATTACATTAAATGCACATTCAAGCACAACTGTAACCCAATTGCTAACGGACCCATCAAGTTCCAGGGAAATGCCAGAGAAGGAAGACGAAGAAAATGAAAGTTTGCCACAGAATGAAAATGTACGCGCTGATTATGTGGTGAGTGGACCACTCGTAGATGCAGAGGTGTCCATTGTGGCACCGGAGACAAGCACATCTGAAAGTAGCCTTCATAAAGACGCAGAAATTGAGTACAGTGTCGCGAAAGCCACAATTTCCTCACCAAAAGCAGAAATGTCCACAGACGAACAACATGAGCACTTTGATGTTTCTCAAGTCAGAGATGCTCAGTATCCAGACTCCATGTCAATTAAACACCTTAAGGCTTTAGAAACAGGCCAAAATGAAGACAGCGAAACTTTGAGCCCAGCTAGGAACAGGAGAAAACTGGGATCTAGTCGACGGAATAAAGGGAGTCACGTGAAGGTCTTTGCTGCTGAGACATACAATGAATCTGCAGATGATGCTGATGGAAACAACAGAGATAAAAAGGATCGCCAAGAAACTAAAGACATAACGTTTAGAAAAGAAACCGCTGAAATGCAAAACACTAAAAGAAATAGGCTTACTAACGATACCAACATTGAGTGCGGGCCAACAAAAGACCTAATTTCTTTACCAAAAAAGGAAATGGAGGAACAATGTGAGCATTTCAACATTTCTGGAGGATATAGTACTCAACATTTGGagaacaatatcaataaaatgcTTAAACAAAAGGTCAAACCCGTGGAAGTGGCAGCAGAGAGCGCAGGACGGCAAGCATCACAGGAACACATGAAGCCAATATTCAAAGCCACTGAGAAAATAGAAGTTGAAGTTGTGAAAAGACTAAGCGCTCAAGAGGAAGACTCAATTTCTCCAAACTCAGACAAACATGGAGTTGCCTCTTCTCAAGGGGAACTATCGGACACGTTGTGTATCTTCAATgaacaaaccaatgtttactctAAATCCAGCTTGAATGTACGAGACTCAGAAGAAACCTTCCAGGTAAAAAACATAGAGGCTGTATCTTTAAAGGAAGACTCACTGGAAAGTCTTCTACAAGCAAAGAAGGTTGCCCAGGAAAAACCTGTGGAGGAAATAAGGGATAGTTCCGAACAAATAGGACTGATGAATGTGTCTTTGACTTCTACTAAGAAGAGAAAGATGAGCTCTACTCACAGGTCTCATATCAACACGCAACGAGAGGCAGAAATGGACGGAGAACACGATAGGAGAGCCCTGGAAAATGTGGAAGTGATAGAGGACGCAGCACAGGCTGGAGCATTGCATGAAGAAGAGCAGGAATTCACCAGGGTCGAGGCTGACCCGGAGCTTCACAACAGTAGCAGAGAAAGTAACCCCATGATACCCGCCACCCATGATGTCATGACTGCCTTTTCAGAGCAGCTTTCCTCCCGGGGTGCTAATCTTTTTACTTCCCAGGGAGCTGATGTGACGGGAAGTGACAGAGACGTGGTGGTCGGCATGGAGACATTTGAACCTGATTATGTTCCCGTCTCTGAGGTCCACGTGATAAGCTCTGTGGACACAGAGCGTAAGAAAAAACAGCAGCTGCTTTCAGATGGCGAATCTTTGTGTACGgccacaattgtcaatgtaatGCGAGGCCAAGTTGCAACTCGGCTACCTGGTGAAGAGCAGATGGGCGCGCTATCAAATATACAAGGGATAATAACAGAGAGTGACGGAGCCCCTGATAAAAACTTGAAGAGTCCCAGTTTGAACtcgacaaataaaaaaagaaagatgggTTCCACGCGCAGAAATCTAGGAACCATGTCAAAGGGGGACTTGGAGCTAAAGTTGGATCCGAGTAAAGAGGTAGCGCTTGCAGCTCATGTGCAAAATGTTATGACAGAACATGGCTGTCAAAGCAGAGAGAAAGAGTCAAAGCCTGATAGTTCGGGTTCTGAACCAACTAAAGAAAACACTGGTGATTCTCCAAGCACAGCGCCGGCTCATCAGACGGGCAAAGAAAATCGAACTTCAGACTGTCATCTGGTTCGACGTGACATCTTGGAAAAACGCTCGACCTCGTCCAAACTTGATGTGCTCTCAGAATTTGAACTCGCGGGGAGAAAGCGCAAACTGGGATCTCACAGGAAGTCCCGAGTGCAACAAACTCATGCTAATCAAAGTGAAGACGACAACATGATACAAACACAACCTGAGACAAGCACACACCAACACGCTGATGACGCCTTTCAGGGACCTGAAGAATTACAG AGCAATGAAGGTGATACCGAACCATCATCCAACATCATTTCAAAGTCTGTGAG AAACAAGACGTCTGCGGAAGTGACGCCATCCCGAGCCCATCAGGATCGAGTCCACCTGGGGCAAGACACTCAGAATGTTTCTTTTG GTAAGCCATCTGACTTGAAAGCAAACCCCTATAATGTGGTCATGGTTGGAGACAGCAGCGTAGGCAAGACCTCCTTCATGAAGCGAGCACAAAATGGGAAATTCTTTCCGGATTTGCCCGCCTCGGCTG GCCTTGATACATGCTTGTGGACTGTGATCGTGGATGGCAAACCTGTGGAACTCCAGCTGTGGGATACAGCAGGTCAAGAAAG GTTTCGCAGTATCACCAATCAGATATTCCATAGAGCGCATGCATTTCTCCTGATGTACGACATCGCTTCCTCTCAAAGCTTCACCGCCGTCCACTACTGGGCAAGCTGCATTCAG GAAGGGGCCATGGAAAACATTCCCATTTTACTTCTGGGAAACAAAAGTGATTGCACGGAGCGTACTGTTACAACTGAAGAGGGTCAGAATCTTGCAAAG GAGTTCAATATAGACTTCATGGAGTGCAGCGCTGTCACCGGCGACAACGTGATTCAGTCTTTGGAAGCAGTTGCCAG GTTGTTGAGTCAGAAAGATGACAGAAGACAGGAAACGCTGGCATTACATAAAGAACCTCCAAAGAAGAAATCAGGATGTTGTTGA